The Solibacillus daqui genome has a segment encoding these proteins:
- a CDS encoding OmpL47-type beta-barrel domain-containing protein, whose translation MGKSLSSKISALLALVLVLQVFLFPMQNVLGATDSNLLPPSNLEYQHITPDDVKLTWSAVVSATGYKIYEITEGQLIPRGTVTTNSYTINDLPEGSYTYVVSTLSANGESGPCAPITVNVAYPTMAAPTLSYTLQNANDINLSWTTSQYAEGYKVYQIGPNGEQTLVTTVTGKTYTISNAPEGDFTYTVSSFNSKYGESPISNTVDVTIHHPVMAAPTNLTYTIANVNDVTLKWTASLHATGYNVYQIVDGQKILKSTVTGTSVTYTNTPGGEYVYEVHSVNSRFGESAEGSQVTVTVGSVTMLPPTNLTYTIANLNDVTLKWTAAANATSYKIYQTIDGQKVLKSTVTGTSVAYTKLPAGDYEYVVHSVSSRFGESADGSQVKVNVGEVAMMPPSNVTYTIANGNDIVLKWDAATNATSYKIYQIIDGQKVLKSTVTTTAVTYANSSAGDYAYEIYSVSSRFGESAEGSLISVKVEPVVMTAPTNPTYTAANINDVTLNWDAVPYATSYKVYQVIDGQKILKSTVNNTKATFTYLPVGDYKYEIHAFSSRFGESAESAKVSFEIKFPQMSPPANLTYVIKNTTDYTLNWDAAENATSYKVYQIIDGQKVLKNTVTGTTISYTKMAPGEYTYEVHSVSNRFGESVEGSTVSLKLDGLDLPAPTNLAYTILNGNDIKLTWSAVTGASSYKVYEIIDGQRILKGTLTGTTVTYTNQSEGDHKYVVTSFSSLFGESSTAAEITVPLQFPNMAAPSSLTFKILNGNDVSLTWGAVQYATSYKVYEIIDGQKVLKNTVTNLSTTLSNVSFGEHVYVVHSVSPRFGESAEGKEVSVNMSEVQMAKPSNATYSFVNGNDIKLTWEAVPFGTNYKVYQIIDGQKVLKSTVNTTTVTYANQPEGEYEFEIHSYNSRYGESAEGSKVSINLVFPEMQAPSNLTKTATNVNDIVLKWNAATYATSYKVYQIVDGQKVLKNTLTTTSASFPKMAEGQYEFVVHAVSPRFGESAEGTNINFEIIWPEVQAPVMTNTIFNGNNVTLSWKAVNWANEYLVYEVTGSNRQLVYKGSALTTQLFNLSEATHYYEIVAFSNRFGESAPSSQLAVDIVYPEMEPPVASIKLLSPTSARIIWDFVTYANGYNLYEIVNGEPVLIAEKINNLSYTVSGLTYVDHEYYVTSYSNSFGESIPSNVVLAKLIVDTTAPVTTANLPSNWTNASPVDVTLSASDDETGVANTYYSVNDGEFKSGTSFTVSEQGINKITFYSVDKVGNKEAEKTVFVKIDTEAPTTKTSEIPEWFTANTSINLFATDALSGVSKTFYSIDGAAYVEGTTIKVDGSKSSYKVSYYSEDVAGNKEEVQKIEIKADLIAPTTTATAPTEWTNKDVVVKLHAQDAESGVEKTFYSINGSAFVEGDTFTVKQEGIHTIQFYSTDLTGNVEESNTIKVKIDKTVPAVSMDVNKDYKLGDSVQLTYSANDILSGVASEEMIVTSPSLKTTVVANGESVKFDEPGKYNVTVKVTDAAGNSTTITKQFSVYIPATLEVMPEVIKGNKGVFTVRVILPDGISTKGFDLNTATINGVKALKSNNGYYNQAKLGQFKFERSHFTWNQPQVSLVFRGYVDGVLVVGEKTVKVIQ comes from the coding sequence ATGGGTAAAAGTTTATCAAGTAAAATTTCAGCATTACTAGCTTTGGTGTTAGTTTTGCAAGTTTTCCTGTTTCCAATGCAAAATGTTTTGGGAGCAACAGATAGCAACCTTCTGCCGCCAAGTAACCTTGAGTACCAACATATCACACCAGATGATGTGAAGCTTACTTGGAGTGCGGTAGTTAGTGCTACAGGCTATAAAATCTACGAAATTACAGAAGGTCAATTAATACCACGTGGTACAGTTACTACTAATAGTTATACGATTAATGACCTTCCAGAAGGATCGTATACATACGTCGTTTCAACGTTAAGTGCGAACGGAGAATCTGGTCCTTGTGCACCGATTACGGTGAATGTTGCTTATCCAACGATGGCAGCTCCAACACTTTCTTACACTTTACAAAACGCAAACGACATTAACTTGAGCTGGACAACTTCTCAGTATGCGGAAGGATATAAAGTTTACCAAATTGGACCAAATGGAGAGCAAACTTTAGTTACTACAGTAACAGGTAAAACGTATACGATTTCAAATGCTCCTGAAGGGGATTTTACGTATACAGTTTCTTCATTTAACTCTAAATATGGAGAGTCGCCAATTTCTAATACTGTGGACGTAACAATTCATCATCCAGTAATGGCAGCTCCAACGAATTTGACGTATACAATTGCAAACGTTAATGACGTAACACTGAAATGGACTGCTTCTTTACACGCAACAGGTTATAACGTATATCAAATTGTTGATGGACAAAAAATTTTAAAAAGTACAGTAACGGGAACGAGTGTTACATATACGAATACTCCTGGTGGGGAATATGTATATGAAGTTCATTCTGTAAATAGTCGTTTTGGTGAATCGGCAGAAGGAAGTCAAGTAACGGTAACTGTTGGATCAGTAACAATGCTTCCTCCAACAAACTTAACGTATACAATTGCAAATCTTAATGATGTTACGTTAAAATGGACCGCTGCTGCAAATGCGACAAGCTATAAAATTTATCAAACTATTGATGGACAAAAAGTATTAAAAAGTACAGTAACAGGGACGAGTGTAGCATATACAAAATTACCTGCTGGAGATTACGAGTATGTAGTGCATTCTGTAAGTAGCCGTTTTGGTGAATCGGCAGATGGTAGCCAAGTAAAGGTGAATGTCGGAGAAGTTGCGATGATGCCGCCAAGCAATGTTACGTATACAATTGCGAATGGAAACGACATTGTTTTAAAATGGGACGCTGCTACGAATGCGACAAGCTATAAAATTTATCAAATTATCGATGGACAAAAAGTATTAAAGAGCACAGTAACGACAACAGCTGTTACGTATGCAAACTCTTCAGCAGGAGACTATGCGTACGAAATTTACTCTGTAAGTAGTCGTTTTGGTGAGTCGGCAGAAGGAAGTTTAATTTCTGTAAAGGTAGAGCCTGTTGTAATGACAGCTCCAACGAATCCGACATATACAGCAGCTAACATTAATGATGTTACATTAAACTGGGATGCTGTACCGTATGCCACAAGCTATAAAGTGTATCAAGTTATTGATGGACAAAAAATATTAAAAAGTACAGTAAATAATACAAAAGCAACCTTTACGTATTTACCAGTAGGTGATTACAAATATGAAATTCATGCTTTCTCTAGCCGTTTCGGAGAATCAGCGGAAAGTGCGAAAGTTTCTTTCGAGATTAAGTTCCCACAAATGAGTCCACCGGCAAACTTAACGTATGTTATTAAAAATACTACTGATTACACTTTAAACTGGGATGCAGCAGAAAATGCGACAAGCTATAAAGTGTATCAAATTATTGATGGACAAAAAGTGTTGAAAAACACTGTTACAGGAACAACTATTAGCTATACAAAGATGGCACCAGGTGAATATACGTATGAAGTACATTCTGTAAGTAACCGTTTTGGAGAATCAGTAGAAGGTAGTACAGTTTCTTTAAAATTAGATGGTTTAGATTTACCTGCACCAACAAATTTAGCGTATACAATTCTTAATGGAAATGACATTAAGTTGACGTGGTCAGCTGTTACAGGTGCATCGAGCTATAAAGTTTACGAAATTATCGATGGTCAAAGAATTTTAAAGGGTACGTTAACAGGAACGACTGTAACGTATACGAACCAATCAGAAGGCGATCACAAATATGTTGTGACATCTTTCTCATCATTGTTTGGTGAGTCATCAACTGCAGCAGAAATTACAGTTCCTTTACAGTTCCCGAATATGGCTGCACCAAGTTCTTTAACATTTAAAATTCTTAATGGAAATGACGTTTCTTTAACTTGGGGAGCAGTTCAATATGCAACAAGCTATAAAGTGTATGAAATTATTGATGGACAAAAAGTACTAAAAAATACAGTAACAAATTTATCAACTACGTTGTCTAACGTATCATTCGGGGAGCATGTCTATGTTGTTCATTCTGTAAGCCCTCGCTTTGGAGAGTCGGCAGAAGGTAAAGAAGTATCTGTTAATATGAGTGAAGTACAAATGGCTAAGCCAAGTAATGCTACCTACAGTTTCGTAAATGGAAATGACATTAAATTAACTTGGGAAGCGGTTCCTTTCGGGACAAACTATAAAGTATATCAAATTATTGATGGACAAAAAGTATTAAAAAGTACAGTAAATACTACAACAGTAACGTATGCGAATCAGCCAGAGGGCGAGTATGAGTTTGAAATTCATTCGTATAATTCTCGTTACGGTGAATCAGCAGAAGGAAGCAAAGTATCCATTAATTTAGTCTTCCCAGAAATGCAAGCGCCTAGCAATTTAACGAAAACAGCTACGAATGTGAATGATATCGTTTTAAAATGGAACGCTGCAACGTATGCAACGAGCTATAAAGTGTATCAAATCGTTGATGGACAAAAAGTATTAAAGAATACACTAACAACTACTTCTGCATCATTCCCTAAAATGGCAGAAGGTCAATATGAGTTTGTAGTTCATGCTGTTAGTCCACGTTTTGGTGAATCGGCAGAAGGAACTAACATTAACTTCGAGATTATTTGGCCGGAAGTACAAGCTCCAGTCATGACTAACACGATTTTTAACGGCAACAACGTTACTTTGTCATGGAAAGCTGTTAATTGGGCAAATGAATATCTTGTATATGAAGTTACGGGATCAAATCGTCAGCTAGTATACAAAGGATCAGCCTTAACTACACAACTATTTAATCTTTCAGAAGCAACGCATTATTATGAAATTGTTGCGTTTAGTAATCGTTTCGGTGAATCAGCTCCTTCTAGCCAATTGGCAGTGGACATTGTATATCCAGAAATGGAGCCCCCAGTAGCAAGCATTAAATTACTAAGTCCGACAAGTGCTCGAATTATATGGGATTTTGTAACGTATGCAAATGGTTACAATTTATATGAAATTGTGAATGGGGAACCAGTGTTAATTGCCGAAAAAATTAATAATTTATCTTACACAGTTTCAGGTTTAACGTATGTAGATCATGAATATTATGTAACGTCTTACAGTAACTCATTTGGTGAATCAATACCTTCAAACGTCGTGTTAGCAAAATTGATTGTGGATACGACAGCGCCTGTTACAACAGCGAATTTACCAAGTAATTGGACAAATGCAAGTCCTGTAGACGTAACATTATCTGCATCTGATGACGAGACAGGAGTGGCAAATACGTATTATTCAGTAAATGATGGTGAGTTTAAATCTGGAACATCGTTTACGGTGTCAGAGCAAGGAATTAATAAAATTACTTTCTACTCTGTAGATAAAGTAGGCAACAAGGAAGCAGAAAAAACTGTATTTGTGAAAATCGATACAGAAGCGCCAACTACAAAAACTAGTGAAATTCCAGAGTGGTTTACTGCAAATACATCTATCAACTTATTTGCAACAGATGCATTAAGTGGAGTGTCTAAAACGTTCTATTCAATTGATGGAGCAGCATATGTGGAAGGTACAACAATTAAAGTAGATGGAAGCAAATCTTCTTATAAAGTTAGCTATTATTCAGAGGATGTTGCTGGAAATAAAGAGGAAGTTCAAAAGATTGAAATAAAAGCAGATTTAATTGCACCTACTACAACTGCGACAGCTCCGACAGAGTGGACAAACAAAGATGTAGTTGTGAAATTGCATGCACAAGATGCTGAAAGTGGCGTTGAAAAAACGTTTTATTCAATTAATGGATCTGCCTTTGTGGAAGGAGATACTTTCACAGTTAAACAGGAAGGAATTCATACAATTCAATTTTATTCTACTGACTTAACAGGTAATGTCGAGGAATCGAATACTATTAAAGTGAAAATCGATAAAACGGTACCAGCCGTTTCAATGGATGTAAACAAAGATTACAAGCTTGGTGATTCAGTACAATTAACATATTCAGCGAACGATATTCTTTCAGGTGTTGCTTCGGAAGAGATGATTGTTACATCACCAAGTTTAAAAACAACCGTTGTAGCAAATGGGGAATCTGTAAAATTTGATGAGCCTGGTAAGTATAACGTAACTGTTAAAGTAACGGATGCTGCTGGAAATAGCACAACTATTACAAAACAATTTAGTGTATACATTCCAGCTACACTTGAAGTAATGCCAGAAGTAATTAAAGGAAATAAAGGAGTATTCACAGTACGGGTTATTCTGCCAGATGGGATCAGTACAAAAGGCTTCGACTTGAATACTGCAACTATTAATGGTGTAAAAGCCTTGAAGAGCAATAATGGATATTATAATCAAGCAAAGCTTGGACAGTTTAAGTTCGAACGATCTCATTTCACGTGGAATCAACCGCAAGTATCGCTTGTGTTTAGAGGTTATGTAGATGGGGTACTAGTTGTTGGAGAAAAAACTGTTAAAGTAATTCAATAA
- a CDS encoding GAF domain-containing sensor histidine kinase has translation MLSDQARYSRLANITKIINTKLELREVLQRVTIAISEEIVQCNAVGIYLPQEDGTFRGFAGKPETINGVSIDTQVIDPEIDLLSKEVIETKKTIYIPDTSKDNRPDPRPVDAFKIKSLLALPISFGQELFGLVFLFDYGIPMNLTDSEIQSVEAYVNMAAVAIQNANNLTQKENLIAEKQLLLNVTRDLSICSSIQESFDKCFFYLGQILESKNMAAHLLDPLDKTTIKTTKLSKDCDWTEADWMEKSYEAKIRGVIQTKNIDSKGLLTIPLVSMGEVLGVIVVGKEEKAHNYNNSKIQLAKSIVDATAPTFSNLLYMDQLESMVEERTRELAAANEKVTSVIESITDGFFTLNNKWEFTYVNKHQYFPQRKTAKDVLGKNIWRVFPSSVDTVMYKEFDRAMSERTTVHFEFLSTADEYWHEVIAYPYDNGICCIFKNITEKKQYEKELKRLSNIDLIGQMAAGISHEIRNPMTTVRGFLQLLKEENTYEKHNMYFNLMIEELDRANSIITEFLSTGNTRKSDLQMLDLNSIIHDIIPLIKIDAYNQNKYIQVDTNDIPELLLNRNEIRQLLINLYRNGLEAMSTGKVLTISTYKEGQNCVVLAVRDQGKGIRPEVLEKLGTPFYTTKDNGTGLGLGVCYAIAARHNAKIEIQTGSEGTIFLVKFNYENNEQ, from the coding sequence ATGTTAAGTGATCAGGCGAGATATTCTAGGCTCGCGAATATAACAAAAATAATAAATACAAAATTAGAACTACGTGAGGTATTGCAGCGTGTAACAATAGCGATATCAGAGGAGATTGTTCAATGCAACGCTGTTGGAATTTATTTACCCCAGGAAGATGGAACATTTAGAGGGTTTGCAGGAAAACCAGAGACGATAAATGGCGTATCAATCGATACTCAGGTAATTGATCCTGAAATAGACTTACTTTCAAAAGAAGTTATTGAAACAAAAAAAACCATCTATATCCCTGATACCTCAAAGGATAATCGGCCGGATCCGAGACCAGTTGATGCGTTCAAAATTAAGTCCTTATTAGCCCTGCCGATCTCATTTGGGCAAGAGTTATTTGGTCTGGTTTTTTTATTTGATTATGGAATTCCAATGAACTTAACAGATTCAGAAATTCAAAGTGTGGAAGCTTATGTAAATATGGCTGCGGTCGCAATTCAAAACGCAAATAATTTAACACAAAAGGAAAACCTTATTGCCGAGAAGCAGCTGTTACTAAATGTTACCCGTGATTTATCAATATGTTCCTCGATACAGGAGAGTTTTGATAAATGTTTTTTTTACTTAGGTCAGATTTTAGAGAGTAAAAACATGGCTGCCCACCTTTTAGACCCGCTAGACAAAACAACGATAAAAACAACGAAGTTAAGCAAGGACTGTGATTGGACAGAAGCGGATTGGATGGAGAAAAGCTATGAAGCCAAGATCCGAGGGGTTATTCAAACAAAAAATATAGATAGTAAGGGGTTACTGACGATTCCATTGGTTTCAATGGGAGAAGTATTAGGGGTAATCGTTGTTGGCAAAGAGGAAAAAGCTCACAATTACAATAATTCCAAAATTCAACTGGCAAAATCTATCGTTGATGCCACAGCTCCTACGTTTTCAAACTTGTTATATATGGATCAACTTGAAAGCATGGTGGAAGAGCGAACGAGAGAATTAGCTGCTGCTAATGAAAAAGTTACAAGTGTAATTGAAAGTATTACGGATGGATTCTTTACTTTGAATAATAAATGGGAATTTACGTATGTAAATAAGCATCAATATTTTCCACAAAGAAAAACAGCAAAAGATGTATTAGGCAAGAATATATGGAGGGTTTTCCCGAGTAGCGTTGACACTGTTATGTATAAGGAATTTGATCGTGCAATGTCAGAGCGAACTACAGTTCATTTCGAATTTCTTTCTACCGCTGATGAATATTGGCACGAAGTTATTGCATACCCGTATGATAATGGTATTTGTTGTATTTTTAAAAACATAACGGAAAAAAAGCAATATGAGAAGGAATTGAAAAGGTTATCCAACATAGATTTAATAGGGCAAATGGCAGCAGGTATCAGCCATGAGATTAGAAATCCAATGACAACAGTACGAGGATTTTTGCAGTTATTAAAAGAAGAGAACACCTATGAGAAACATAATATGTACTTTAATTTAATGATTGAAGAACTTGACCGTGCCAATTCTATTATTACTGAATTTCTCTCAACGGGTAATACAAGGAAATCGGATTTGCAGATGTTAGATTTAAATTCAATTATCCACGATATTATTCCTTTAATAAAGATTGATGCGTATAATCAAAATAAATATATTCAAGTCGATACAAATGACATTCCGGAATTACTTTTAAATCGTAATGAGATACGGCAATTATTAATAAACCTATACCGTAATGGCTTAGAAGCGATGAGCACAGGGAAAGTTCTAACCATTAGCACCTACAAGGAAGGTCAAAATTGTGTGGTACTTGCAGTGCGGGATCAAGGAAAAGGTATCAGGCCTGAAGTATTAGAGAAACTGGGTACTCCATTTTACACGACTAAAGATAATGGAACTGGATTGGGGTTAGGCGTATGTTATGCCATTGCTGCCCGTCATAATGCAAAAATAGAAATTCAAACAGGATCGGAAGGCACTATCTTTTTAGTTAAATTTAATTATGAAAATAATGAACAATAA
- the rlmH gene encoding 23S rRNA (pseudouridine(1915)-N(3))-methyltransferase RlmH, whose product MNITIISVGKLKEKYLKMGIDEYVKRLGGYAKIDLVEVPDEKAPEQLSDAEMELVKKKEGERILAKISEGTYVIALALDGKMKTSEEMATDLDELMTYGKSKVAFVIGGSLGLHDEVFKRADEKLCFGKMTLPHQLMKLVLVEQIYRSFRIIKGEPYHK is encoded by the coding sequence GTGAATATTACTATCATTTCTGTAGGTAAACTGAAAGAAAAGTATTTAAAAATGGGCATCGATGAATACGTAAAGCGCTTAGGAGGCTATGCGAAAATCGATTTAGTCGAAGTGCCAGACGAAAAAGCACCTGAGCAATTAAGTGATGCGGAAATGGAACTTGTAAAGAAAAAAGAAGGCGAGCGTATTTTAGCTAAAATTAGTGAGGGCACATACGTCATTGCCCTAGCACTTGATGGAAAAATGAAAACAAGTGAAGAAATGGCGACCGATTTAGATGAGCTCATGACGTATGGGAAGAGCAAGGTGGCATTTGTCATTGGCGGCTCACTTGGTCTGCATGATGAGGTCTTTAAACGTGCGGATGAAAAGTTATGTTTCGGGAAAATGACGCTACCTCACCAGCTGATGAAGCTAGTGTTGGTGGAGCAGATTTACCGTAGTTTTCGGATTATTAAGGGAGAACCGTATCATAAGTAA
- a CDS encoding CxxH/CxxC protein produces the protein MTKYSCETHIDHALDMQVAETGEYPVMEFLSEDKKLSTTCSYCEQQATYIVSSK, from the coding sequence ATGACAAAATATAGCTGTGAAACCCATATAGACCATGCTTTAGATATGCAGGTTGCAGAAACGGGAGAATACCCTGTGATGGAATTTTTATCAGAAGATAAAAAGTTATCAACAACTTGCTCTTACTGTGAACAGCAAGCAACATATATTGTATCAAGTAAATAA
- a CDS encoding S1C family serine protease, whose translation MSYFPEDEQKQLDRVAELEARLKREEEERQQRQNKKNKKGGSKWGYFVSGLSGVIVGVLLLWLLLPSLANQLPGSSQVNNSTGTSIGQTATEVTTDVTSAVEKVSSAVVGITNIQDVAPNFWSQNTSAMEEVGSGSGVIYKIEGNRAFIVTNYHVVDGAKQIEVTLDDGSKVEAQLVGSDMWTDLAIISISSKGIETVAQFGDSDVLKQGETVIAIGNPLGLDFYGSVTTGVISGKDRSVPVDFNEDGVEDWSTDVLQTDAAINSGNSGGALINIAGDLIGINSMKIAQSSVEGLGFAIPINSAIPIIEQLERSGEVKRPTMGISLIDLAEVPAFYQQQTLQLPQEVTGGVVISQVVRESAAEKAGLQQYDVIVEMDGKKIENAIQLRKHLYNEKQIGDTLQMKVYRQGKLVEAQLELVENAQL comes from the coding sequence ATGAGTTATTTTCCAGAGGATGAACAAAAACAATTAGATCGTGTTGCGGAACTTGAAGCACGTTTAAAACGTGAGGAAGAGGAACGTCAACAACGTCAAAATAAGAAAAATAAAAAAGGTGGCAGTAAGTGGGGTTATTTTGTTTCTGGCCTAAGTGGTGTTATTGTTGGAGTGCTATTACTTTGGCTACTGTTACCGTCATTAGCAAATCAGCTACCAGGTTCTAGCCAAGTGAATAATTCAACGGGTACATCGATTGGACAAACAGCAACGGAAGTAACAACTGATGTAACAAGCGCGGTAGAAAAAGTATCGAGCGCAGTTGTCGGTATTACAAATATTCAAGATGTGGCACCGAATTTCTGGAGTCAAAACACTTCAGCAATGGAAGAGGTAGGAAGTGGCTCAGGTGTAATTTATAAAATCGAAGGCAATCGAGCATTTATTGTTACGAATTATCATGTAGTAGATGGTGCAAAACAAATTGAAGTAACGTTAGATGATGGCTCAAAAGTTGAAGCGCAATTAGTTGGAAGTGATATGTGGACAGACTTAGCGATTATTTCCATTTCAAGTAAAGGTATTGAAACGGTTGCCCAATTTGGTGATTCAGATGTATTAAAACAAGGGGAAACCGTTATAGCAATTGGTAATCCACTTGGATTAGATTTCTATGGGTCAGTGACAACAGGTGTTATTTCTGGTAAAGACCGTTCTGTACCAGTTGATTTTAACGAAGATGGTGTAGAAGATTGGTCAACAGATGTGTTACAAACAGATGCTGCTATTAACTCGGGGAACTCAGGTGGTGCGTTAATTAATATTGCAGGGGATTTAATAGGTATTAACTCAATGAAAATTGCCCAATCTTCAGTAGAGGGGTTAGGCTTTGCGATTCCGATTAACTCAGCGATTCCAATCATTGAGCAATTAGAGAGAAGCGGTGAAGTAAAGCGTCCAACAATGGGTATTTCATTAATTGATTTAGCAGAAGTGCCTGCATTCTATCAACAACAAACATTACAATTACCGCAAGAAGTAACGGGTGGTGTGGTAATTTCTCAAGTAGTACGCGAATCGGCGGCTGAAAAAGCTGGTTTACAACAATATGATGTCATTGTTGAGATGGATGGCAAAAAAATCGAAAATGCAATTCAGTTACGTAAACATTTATACAATGAAAAACAAATTGGGGATACCTTACAAATGAAAGTGTACCGTCAAGGGAAATTAGTAGAAGCGCAATTAGAATTAGTAGAAAATGCACAATTATAA
- a CDS encoding MBL fold metallo-hydrolase, protein MRFSVLASGSSGNAIYVENEEHSFLVDVGLSGKKMEQLFAEIDRDMKNLSGILVTHEHSDHIKGLGVVARKYNVPIFANAKTWGAMDGLVGNIPSDLRYHFDMETVKTFGGLDIQSFAVSHDAADPMFYTFQQDGRKLVVITDTGYVSDRMKGYIAAADAYVFESNHDVSMLQMGKYPWSIKRRILSDVGHVSNEDAAVAMADVVAEKPTQIYLAHLSKDNNMKELAHMSVTQTLESCGIITGEYLNLHDTDANIPTKLVTI, encoded by the coding sequence ATGCGATTTAGCGTTTTAGCTAGTGGCAGTTCTGGCAATGCAATATATGTAGAAAATGAAGAGCATTCATTTTTAGTGGATGTTGGTTTGAGTGGCAAAAAGATGGAGCAGTTGTTTGCTGAAATTGACCGTGACATGAAAAATTTATCGGGAATTTTAGTGACGCACGAGCATAGTGATCATATTAAAGGGCTAGGTGTCGTGGCACGTAAATATAATGTTCCTATTTTTGCGAATGCGAAAACATGGGGAGCGATGGACGGATTAGTTGGTAATATTCCATCCGATTTGCGCTATCATTTTGATATGGAGACGGTTAAAACATTTGGTGGCTTAGATATTCAATCTTTTGCAGTGTCGCATGATGCGGCGGACCCCATGTTTTATACATTCCAGCAGGATGGGCGTAAATTGGTCGTTATCACAGATACAGGCTATGTGAGCGACCGAATGAAAGGCTATATAGCAGCAGCAGATGCCTATGTATTTGAAAGTAATCATGATGTGAGTATGTTACAAATGGGGAAGTATCCGTGGAGCATAAAGCGCCGCATTTTATCAGATGTTGGGCATGTATCAAATGAAGATGCAGCAGTCGCGATGGCCGATGTTGTTGCGGAAAAACCAACACAAATTTACCTAGCGCATTTAAGTAAAGATAATAATATGAAGGAATTGGCGCATATGAGTGTCACGCAAACACTAGAGTCATGCGGGATTATTACCGGTGAATACTTGAATTTGCATGATACCGATGCCAATATCCCAACAAAGCTTGTGACAATTTAA
- a CDS encoding two-component system regulatory protein YycI — protein MDWNRTKTIFIWVFLILNIFLYTQYLQRYNEGQEIEVLGETKKFESLLKEDNITYNALPNNNESAAYYSGQIKNFSPSEVPYFANQRTEIENGNKLMVTMEKPVKLQEGGAHDKFTEFLHSHVYEGDSYVLWNIDNENKVATFFQKVNDLTLYYNVRGYVKIYWNDDERVVAYEQTMLEKHEKLEKQQNLLTPIQVLQILYGKNLLKPDSQILKLNLGYSTIVQLTQTQVFAPTWEVRVRLADKSEETHFVNAVDGKIVEIQNDLSEIVEPEEDLE, from the coding sequence ATGGATTGGAATAGAACGAAGACAATTTTTATTTGGGTATTTTTAATATTAAATATCTTTTTATACACGCAATATTTACAGCGCTACAATGAAGGGCAAGAAATAGAAGTACTTGGTGAGACGAAAAAATTTGAATCGCTTTTGAAAGAGGATAATATTACGTATAATGCCTTACCAAATAATAATGAAAGCGCGGCTTATTATTCCGGTCAAATCAAAAATTTTTCACCTTCTGAAGTGCCGTATTTTGCAAATCAGCGTACAGAAATCGAAAATGGTAATAAACTGATGGTGACGATGGAAAAGCCTGTGAAGCTACAGGAAGGTGGAGCGCACGATAAATTTACAGAATTCCTTCATAGCCATGTTTATGAAGGGGATTCCTACGTATTATGGAATATTGATAATGAAAATAAAGTTGCAACCTTTTTCCAAAAGGTAAATGATTTAACACTTTACTATAATGTTCGTGGTTATGTGAAAATTTATTGGAATGATGATGAACGTGTTGTAGCGTATGAGCAAACGATGCTAGAAAAACATGAAAAACTAGAAAAACAGCAAAATTTACTAACACCGATTCAAGTGTTACAAATTTTATATGGTAAAAATTTATTGAAACCGGATTCTCAAATTTTAAAATTAAATCTAGGCTATTCAACAATTGTGCAATTAACACAGACACAAGTATTTGCCCCAACTTGGGAAGTACGTGTGCGCTTAGCTGATAAATCAGAGGAAACTCATTTTGTAAATGCGGTGGATGGCAAGATTGTAGAAATTCAAAATGACTTATCAGAAATTGTTGAGCCTGAAGAGGATTTGGAGTAG